One Ilumatobacter fluminis genomic window, ATCGCGGGTGTCGAGATCGTGCTGTCGGGGACCGACGTCAACGGCGACCCGATGTCGCTCACGACGACGACCGACGCCAATGGAGACTACGTCTTTGACGGCCTTCTGGCCGGTACCTATGCGGTGGTGGAGACGCAGCCGACCGGTTACGGCGACGGTGCGGAGACTGCTGGTTCGACCGGTGGTGACATCTCGACCAACGACGTGATCGCTGCGATCCCGCTGGCTGGTGGTCAGGACTCGGTCGACAACGACTTCGCCGAGACGACCGGTTCGATTTCGGGTTCGGTCGTCGATGACTTCGGCAATGGCATCGCCGGGGTGGAGATCGTCCTGTCGGGGACCGATCTGAACGGTGATCCGGTGTCGGTGTCGACGACGACGGACGCGAACGGTGACTACGTCTTCGACGGCCTGCTGGCCGGTACGTATGAGGTGGCCGAGACGCAGCCTGCGGGCTATGGCGACGGTGTCGAAACTGCTGGTTCGACCGGTGGTGACATCTCGACCAACGATGTGATCGCTGCGATCCCGCTGCTCGACGGTGAGGTGTCGACGGACAACGACTTCGCCGAGACGACGGGTTCGGTCTCGGGTTCGGTCGTGGACGACTTCGGCAACGGTATTGCCGGTGTCGAGATCCTCCTGTCGGGGACCGATGTGAATGGTGATCCGGTGTCGGCGTCGACGACGACCGACGCGAACGGTGACTACGTCTTCGAGAACCTGCTGGCCGGGACGTATGCGGTGGCCGAGACGCAGCCGACCGGCTACGGCGACGGCGTCGAGACGGCTGGTTCGACCGGTGGTGACATCTCCACCAACGACGTGATCGCGGCCATCCCCCTCGCCGACGGTGATGATTCGGTCGACAACGATTTCGCCGAGACGACCGGTTCGATCTCGGGCACCGTCGTGGTCGACGGCGACGGCGACCCGATCGCCGGCGTCGAGATCGGCCTCACCGGCACGGACGCCAACGGCGACCCCGTGTCGCTGACGACGACGACCGACGCGAACGGTGACTACACCTTCCACAATCTGCTCGGTGGCGACTACACCGTCACCGAGACCCAGCCCGACGGCTACGGCCAGGGCGCCGTCAACGGCGACGACACCGAGGCCGTGCTGCTCCCGGCGGGCGACGACGCCGTCGTCGACTTCTCGGAGGCCACCGGTTCCATCTCGGGCTCGGTCGTGGATCAGAACGGTGACCCCATCGAGGGCGTCGAGGTGGCACTGGCCGGCACCGATGTGAACGGTGAACCGGTGTCGCTCACGACCTCGACCGACGCCGAAGGTGACTACCGCTTCGACGACCTGCTGGCCGGTGACTACACCGTCACCGAAACCCAGCCGTCCGGGTTGCTCGACGGCCCGGAGACCGTCGGCTCGACCGGTGGTGACATCAGCACGAACGACCTCATCGCCGACATCCCGCTCGCCGGCGGCCAGGACTCCGTCGACAACGACTTCGCCGAGTACCGGCCGTCGGGCATCGCCGGGTCGGTCGTCGATCAGGACGACATCGGCATCGCTGACGTCACCCTGACGCTCACCGGTACCGACGTGAACGGTGACCCGGTGTCGTCGACGACCACGACCGACGCCGACGGCAACTACCTCTTCGGTGATCTCCTCCCCGGCACGTACACGGTGACCGAGACCCACCCGTCGGGATATCTCGACGGCCACGAGGAAGCCGGTTCCACCGGTGGCGACATCAGCACGAACGACGTGATCGCCGACATCCCGCTGCAAGCGAACGAGTCGTCGTACGGTCACGACTTCCACGAGTTCGTCCCGGCGTCGATCGAGGGATCGGTCTTCGTGGACGGCGACGGTGAACCCATCTCCGGCGTCGTGATCACGTTGACGGGCACCGACGTGAACGGTGACCCGGTGGAGATCGTGACGACCACGGATGCCGATGGCGACTACTCCTTCGTCGATCTGCTCCCCGGCAGCTACGTCGTCACCGAGACACAGCCCGACGGGTACGGCGCCGGCGCCGTCACCCCGGACAACTCGATCTCGATCGAACTCTCGGGAGGCGACGAGTCGAAGGACAACGACTTCTCGGAGTCGACCGGCTCGATCTCCGGCACTGTCACCGACGATCAGGGCCGACCGCTCGTCGACGTCGAGATCACGCTGACCGGGACCGACGTGAACGGCGGCGACATCGAGCTGGTGACCACGACCAACTCGACCGGTGACTACGTCTTCGGTGACCTGGTCGCTGGTGACTACACGGTGACCGAGACGCAGCCCGACGGCTACGGCCCGGGTGGATCCGCCGCCGGCTCCACCGGTGGCGACGACGGCATCAACGACATCGTCGGGATCGAGCTGCCCGGCGGCGTCGACTCGGTCGACAACGACTTCGTCGAGGAGACCAGCACGGTGTCCGGCGTCGTCCGAGACGACGACGGCAACCCGATCGCCGGTGTCGATGTGAGCCTGAACGGCACCGACGTGAACGGCGACCTCGTGGCGCAGAGCACCACCACGGGCAGCGACGGCAGCTACGTGTTCCCCGGCATCGTCGCCGGTTCGTACACGATCACCCAGACCCAGCCCAACGGCTACAGCAGCGTCACCGCCATCCCCGGTTCGACCGGCGGTACGGCCGACGGCACGGACGTCATCACGTCGATCACGGTCGGCGGCGGCGAGGACTCGGAGGACAACGACTTCGTCGAGACCCGGACGGTCATCCGGATCTCGAACGAGCGCGAGCTGCCCTTCACCGGTGGCAGCGCCGGTGATCTCGCCCGAGTGGCGATGCTGCTCGCACTGATCGGTGGCGTCCTGCTGCTCGCCGGCCGACGCCGGCGCGAGGGCGACATCGCCTGACCGAGCACATCTCCCAGGACGGTCACGGGAAGGGGCAGGCGTCCCTTCCCGTCGCCGTTGTCGGTCGGGACGCGGTCGTGCGCGGATCACCGATCGCGAAGGCGCACCGATCTACGCTTCGTCCGGTCGACGCGGGGTCGGCGGGAGGAGTGGACGGTGATGCTCGCGTCGGAGCTGAAGTATTCGGTGGAGCTGGGCTTGTTGTTGCTCGGCATGACGATCCTCCTCGGGCCGATCGTCGCCTTGAAGTTGCGGATCCCGGCCCTGATCGGGCTGATCGCGATGGGCACGATCTTCGGCCCGTACGTGCTGCACTGGCTCCGACCCGGCGGGTTCGTCGCCACGGTGGGCGCCGCCGGTCTGCTCTACCTGATGTTCATCGCGGGTGTCGAACTCGATCTCAAGGAGTTCAACAAGCGCCGCAACCAGGCGATCGCGTTCGGGTTGCTCACCTTTGTCGTGCCGTTCGTGCTGTCGGTCGCCGTCGGCGCCTGGTACCTCGATCTCGGCGTGAATGGTGCCGCGTTGGTCGGTGCGATGTGGGCGTCGCACACGCTCGTGGCGTACCCGGAGGTCAAGGCATCGGGACACGACCGAAATCCGGCCGTCGGGCTCGCCGTCGCCGCCACCGTCATCACCGACGTGCTCGCGCTGGTCGTGCTGGCGGTCGCTGCGTCGTCGGCCGCGATCGACGACACCGCCGAGGTCCAGGCCAGCGCAGGCGAAGACGGAGCGGTGCCGCTGTGGCTGGGACTCGGGATCCTGGTGGTCTTCTGCTTCGTGGTGATCCCGCGCCTCACCACCTGGCTGTTCACCCACCTCCTGCACGCCCGCACGGAGCGCTTCATGTGGGCGCTGACGGCGATGGCGGCCGGCGGCGTGCTCAGCCTGCTCGCCGGCGTGGAGGGACTGGTCGGTGCGTTCCTCGCCGGGCTCGGCATCAACCGCAACGTGCCCGCACGCGGCGAGTTGATGGACCGAATCGAGTTCTTCGGCAACGCCCTGTTCGTGCCGGCGTTCCTGGTCTCGGTCGGCTTGACGATCGATCCGGCGGCAGCGTTCGACCCATCCACGCTCTGGCTGGCGATCGTGTTCACCGTCGTCGTCCTCGTCGGCAAGGGCGGGGCGGCGCTCATCGCCGGGCTGGTGTTCAAGCTCGACCGCACCGAGGCCGCGATGATGGCGGCGCTGACGATGGGTCAGGCAGCAGCCACACTGGCCGTGGCACAGGTCGGGATCTCGACCGGGCTGTTCGACGAGCGGATCTTCAATGCCGCCGTGGTCACTGTGGTGATCTCCGTGCTGATCACCACCTACGGCACCCGGTTCGCCGCCGCCAAGATGGGGCCGCCGGCCGTCCAGGTGTCTCGGCTCGGCGACCACGTGCTCGCGCTCACGCCGGTCGAGACCGGCACGGCCGAACGGTGCGCTCGCCTGGCGACAGCGGTCGCGAACGAGGACGGCGGACTGGTGACACCGTGCGCGGTGTCGACCCGGTCGCTGCCGCGCGACGAGGCGAAGGAGTTGCTCGTCGGGTTCGAGGACGCGCTCACCCACCTGGGCCACGACACCGAAGCCGTGTTGCGTGTCGCCGAGTCGTTGCGAGCAGGTGTCACCGAGCTGGCCGAGGAGTCGGACGCCAGCGTGCTGTTCCTGCCCGTGCCGCACGAGCGGCTGCGGCGTGAGCTCGGGTTGGGGGACGAACTGGCGCGTATCGGGGCGACGGCGAAGGTGCCGTGCGTCGCCGCCGCGATCGGTGATCCGGAATGGCAGCGCGTCGTCGTGATCACCGGAGACACACGAGCGTTCATGACGGCGGAAGACACGATCCTGGCCGCCGAGGTCGCCCAGCGTGCCGCAGCGGGTCTGGAACTGCCGCTCCATGTCCTCGTCGCCGAGGGCACCGAGCGGCCGATCCTCGAGGCCGAAGCGACCTACGGCAGCTACGAGTTGCGTGCCGGCGCGACGTTCGACCAGCTCGGGGACGGTGACCTCGTCGTCGTGCCGGGGCACGTGATCGCCGACGCCGGGTTCGTCGACCGCGACCATTTGCGCGCCGGCCTGACCCACCTGTCGATGCTGGTCGTCGCCGACGCCGGCCGGTTGGCCTCGATCCGACCGCCGCTCTATCCGCTGACGGGAACCATCTCGGCCACCCGCTGACGCCGCGCGATCGTCAGCCGCAGTCGCGGACGGCGGCGTCGATGATGTCGGCCTGGGCGGTGCGCTGTTCTGAGCCGTTGACCGTTTGGGTCAGGACCATGTCGACCTGGAACCGGCCATCGGCCGGCGGGGCGGGTTCGATCGCCTGCTCGTCGACGCCGGCGAACGGGTCGCCGATCGCCGAGAGCAGGAACGCCCGGTACGAGGCGTCGGCGTTCGGTGCCAGCTCCATCGAGCCCTGCTCGGACAGGCTCGCGGCGTAGCGGAGCGTGCCGTCGGTCGGGTCGTTGCCGAGGCAGATGTCGACGATCGTGTAGGTGCGCTGCGCACCGTTGGCCGCCACCTCGACGACGCTGCCGCCGCACTCGGCGGGTGCGACACCGGTCGGGTTGACCGCAGCCGGCACCTCGCCGTCGCCTTCGAAGAAGAAGAAGCCGAAGCCGTCGGCGCCGAGGTCGACGACCTCGAGTTCGTCACCGAAGTAGACGCCGGTGGCGCCGCCCTCGTCGAACCAGCGGTCGACCACCCACGGGTTGCCGACGTCGTCGAAGTAGAGGTAGCTGTCGACGGCGTAGTCGCCGGTGAACCCGACGAACGGCAACGTCTGGCACAGACGCTGGATCGGGTACTCGGCGTCGGCGATGCGGACGGAGCCCGGCGATGCGGGCGTCAGGCCGCCCGGGGCCGTGGTGGTCGGAGCCGGTTCGGTCGTCGCCGGCGTCGTGGTGGCCGGTGCGGTGGTCGGCGGCGGGGTCGTCGTCGCCGGAGCGGTCGTGGCGGGTGCCGTGGTCGCCGGAGCGGTCGTCGCGGGTGCCGTGGTCGCCGGCACCGTGGTCGGCGCAGTCGTGGTCTCGGGCACCGTGGCGATCGTCTCCACCGTGGTGGATGTGGCCGCTTCGTCGTCGTCATCGCCATCGCGGACGACGAGCACGGCGATCAATGCGATGACGAGGCCGATGGCCAGGCCGGCGCCGGCGGGAACGAGCCAGGCCGGACGACCTTCGGCTTCGCCGGGTTCGCCGCCCGGGCCGGGCGGGGGGACGACGGGTTGTGCCACGGTCGGGTCGGTGGGGCCGCCGACCGGCGGTACGGGTTCCGTGGGTCCACCGACCGGCGGAATCGGCTCGGTCGGGTCGTTCGGGAACTGGTCGTCGGTCATCGGTGGTCTCCTTCGTTCGGCGACATCTTGTCACCCGGCCACCGGCCGCAACGCGGACCGCGCCGCCGTCGTCAGGAGGTCGCGGCGAGTTCGGCGTGGGGGATGCGTGCCGACACAACGGTGCCGCGACCACGTTCGGAGTCGACGTCGAGCGTGCCGCCGAGCGCTCCGACGCGGTCGGCCATGTTGAGGAGGCCGCGCGACGAGGCGTGGTCGTCGGCGTCGAAGCCCGGACCGTCGTCGGTGATCGTTACGACGAGATCGGGATCGTCGTCCACCAGCGTCACGGTGACGCGGGCAGCGGCTCCGGCGTGTTTCGAAGCGTTCTGGATCGCTTCGGCGCAGACGAAGTAGAGCGCTACCTGCGTCGAGTCGTCGAGGTGCGTGGTCGTCCGATCGTCGATCTCGATGGGCGTCGGGCTGCGTCGCGCGAGCGAGTGCAGTGCGCGGACCAGCCCGAGCTCCTTCAACCGCGCCGGGTACAGCCCCTGTGCCAGATCGCGGAGTTCGTCGACGGCTTCGTTCGCCGATCGATGCAGCGCCATCAACGAATCGCTCGACGGCGGTTGGCCGTCCGCGGCCAGGTCGGCGGCGAGACGGAGCTGCATCGACAACGACACGAGACGCTGCTGCGCCCCGTCGTGCAGATCTCGCTCGACCCGCACCCGTTCCTCGTCGCCGGCGACGACGAGTCGTCGTCGAGAGTCGCGCAGCGCCCGCTCCGCCGCACGGAGTTCCCGGTTCTGTTTCACCGCCCGGTCGAGGCTGCGGAGGTGGACGAGGTTCAGTTCCTGGATGTCACCCATCACCATGAGCAGGTTGGCGGCGATGTAGGCCACCAAGACGCCGATGAACACACCGTCGGGTGCGACCTCGTCGAGGCCGACGCCGTCCGTCGTGAAGCTGATCAGCGAGATGACGACGGCGATCGCGATCGTGCCGGGGATCAGCTGCTTCACGAACCGTCGCTCGAGGTAGGTCGCCGCGAGGATCACCGGGCCGATCACGTTCTGGATGGCGATCGGGAGCGTCTCGGGAATGATGATGACCAGCGGGAAGAGCAGGTACCAGGAGCCGAGGTTCGCCCACAGGATGCCGCGCCGCAGGTCGCCGCCGCGGAAGTACGGGCCCGCCACCCAGCGGAAGGGGAGCACGAGTGCGATGCATCCCGCCAGGACGGCCGCCCACCACGACTGCAGAATGATCGCGAACACGAGGACGCCGAGCGACATGAGTGCGACCGACCGCTGGTCGGACGTGTTGTTGGTGAGCAGCCAGTCGCGCGCCTCCTGACGAACCTCCGGGATCTCCGACTCGGCGACCGATTGCAGATCGATGTCGGAGAGGTCGACGGACTCGCGGTCGGACATGCCCGAAGGCTAGGTGACGGCCCGACCAGCATCGAATGGGCGCCCCGTCGGCGTCGCCTGGCCACTCGGTGATCGGTCGCCGACGGGGCGGGGAACGACGGGTGAACTCTTGGCGACGAGCACCGCTCGGTGTCGTGGCGACCCGTAGGTTCCCCGGCTGGCTGCCCTCTGCGGCCTGTTCTCAACCCCCCATCGAAAGTGAAATCCATGCGTGAACAACGACGCACTCGCCGATTCGCGGCGCTTGCACTCGCCGCAACCGTGGTCCTCGCCGCCTGTGGTGACGACGACGATTCGGACGCCGACGACGAGCCGGCGACCGAGGAGTCGACCGACGAGCCCGCCACCGACGACGAGCCGGCCGACGAGCCTGCCGCCGACGACGAGCCGGCCGCGGAGCCCGCTGGTGACGACGAAGAAGCGTCGGGCGACGACGCCGTGATCCCGGTGTGGATCGCATTCGAGGACTACCGCCTCGACTGGACCAACGAGGTCGCTGCAGCGTTCAACGAGCAGGTCGACGGCTACTCGGTCGAGATCACCGGTTTCGCGAGCTACAACGACGCGTTCGATGCCGCCATCCAGGCGATCAACTCGGGTGAGCCGCCGGCGGTCGTCCACTTCTTCGAAGCGGCGACCCAGGAAGCCCGCGACGCCCTCGCCGGGAACGGTGAGCCGGTCTTCGCCGACCTCGAGGCGATCATCGACGGCCGCACCGAAGTCGCCGGCGTTCCCGTC contains:
- a CDS encoding cation:proton antiporter, coding for MLASELKYSVELGLLLLGMTILLGPIVALKLRIPALIGLIAMGTIFGPYVLHWLRPGGFVATVGAAGLLYLMFIAGVELDLKEFNKRRNQAIAFGLLTFVVPFVLSVAVGAWYLDLGVNGAALVGAMWASHTLVAYPEVKASGHDRNPAVGLAVAATVITDVLALVVLAVAASSAAIDDTAEVQASAGEDGAVPLWLGLGILVVFCFVVIPRLTTWLFTHLLHARTERFMWALTAMAAGGVLSLLAGVEGLVGAFLAGLGINRNVPARGELMDRIEFFGNALFVPAFLVSVGLTIDPAAAFDPSTLWLAIVFTVVVLVGKGGAALIAGLVFKLDRTEAAMMAALTMGQAAATLAVAQVGISTGLFDERIFNAAVVTVVISVLITTYGTRFAAAKMGPPAVQVSRLGDHVLALTPVETGTAERCARLATAVANEDGGLVTPCAVSTRSLPRDEAKELLVGFEDALTHLGHDTEAVLRVAESLRAGVTELAEESDASVLFLPVPHERLRRELGLGDELARIGATAKVPCVAAAIGDPEWQRVVVITGDTRAFMTAEDTILAAEVAQRAAAGLELPLHVLVAEGTERPILEAEATYGSYELRAGATFDQLGDGDLVVVPGHVIADAGFVDRDHLRAGLTHLSMLVVADAGRLASIRPPLYPLTGTISATR
- a CDS encoding sensor histidine kinase, which produces MSDRESVDLSDIDLQSVAESEIPEVRQEARDWLLTNNTSDQRSVALMSLGVLVFAIILQSWWAAVLAGCIALVLPFRWVAGPYFRGGDLRRGILWANLGSWYLLFPLVIIIPETLPIAIQNVIGPVILAATYLERRFVKQLIPGTIAIAVVISLISFTTDGVGLDEVAPDGVFIGVLVAYIAANLLMVMGDIQELNLVHLRSLDRAVKQNRELRAAERALRDSRRRLVVAGDEERVRVERDLHDGAQQRLVSLSMQLRLAADLAADGQPPSSDSLMALHRSANEAVDELRDLAQGLYPARLKELGLVRALHSLARRSPTPIEIDDRTTTHLDDSTQVALYFVCAEAIQNASKHAGAAARVTVTLVDDDPDLVVTITDDGPGFDADDHASSRGLLNMADRVGALGGTLDVDSERGRGTVVSARIPHAELAATS